One stretch of Akkermansia sp. RCC_12PD DNA includes these proteins:
- the murJ gene encoding murein biosynthesis integral membrane protein MurJ: MSLMRNSLIASGAIFACRLTGMAREIVYTSLFGATGVLDAFYTAFRIPNLLRDLFAEGALSQSYTSVASKTREAEGDAAAWELTNKVATQLSTLMVAIVTLGILFAGPIMEALYSGNHSVTDQLFATDLSRIMWPFIGFASLSALVMGALNMVGVFGLPMLASAAFNVTSILLGLLIGWFIDPSFGPKALYGFACGVTLGGIAQIAVQLPKLRRTGFRWKPNFQWNDPKIKKIWGLMLPSVLASGVTQFTIFINTGFALNLQKGSVTALTTAFRLWQLPVGLFGVATGMVVLPAVSRMMVGNGRKEVAAHIARGLRLVAFFAIPAFLILYILGTEFVSSVYQWGRFSQDAVRYTGEVLGAYSLGLLGYAGTKVVQPVFLALEKRWVPLIAAAVALAISIGLNYYFVYVLHKNAAWLAFTTSVVTTFNFLFYFLYLRRQLGGMDGKTLVSGLLKILAAAAFLGAVCWAGKTWFLQGFLDWSFPARVLGISLVCGSAGIIYLMAAFLLKTPELDAVRAKLMKR; this comes from the coding sequence CGCATTCCCAACCTGCTCAGGGATCTGTTCGCGGAAGGGGCCCTTTCCCAATCCTACACCAGTGTGGCCTCCAAGACGCGGGAGGCAGAGGGGGACGCCGCGGCCTGGGAACTGACCAACAAGGTGGCCACCCAGCTTTCCACCCTGATGGTCGCCATCGTCACGCTGGGCATCCTGTTTGCCGGCCCTATCATGGAAGCTCTTTACAGCGGGAACCATTCCGTGACGGATCAATTGTTCGCCACGGACCTGAGCCGCATCATGTGGCCCTTCATCGGCTTCGCCTCCCTGTCCGCCCTGGTGATGGGCGCGCTGAACATGGTGGGCGTTTTCGGACTGCCCATGCTGGCCTCCGCCGCCTTCAACGTCACATCCATCCTGCTGGGCCTGCTTATCGGCTGGTTCATTGACCCCTCCTTCGGTCCCAAGGCCCTGTACGGCTTTGCCTGCGGGGTGACGCTCGGGGGCATCGCCCAGATTGCCGTGCAGCTTCCCAAACTTCGCAGAACGGGTTTCCGCTGGAAGCCCAATTTCCAGTGGAATGACCCTAAAATCAAAAAAATCTGGGGGCTGATGCTGCCCTCCGTGCTGGCCTCCGGCGTCACGCAGTTCACCATTTTCATCAATACGGGCTTTGCACTGAACCTGCAAAAGGGGTCCGTCACTGCGCTGACCACGGCATTCCGGCTCTGGCAACTCCCCGTCGGCCTTTTCGGCGTGGCGACAGGCATGGTCGTGCTCCCGGCCGTCTCCCGCATGATGGTGGGGAACGGGAGGAAGGAAGTGGCGGCCCACATTGCCAGGGGGCTGCGGCTGGTAGCGTTCTTCGCCATTCCAGCCTTCCTGATCCTGTACATTCTGGGCACGGAATTCGTCTCCTCCGTGTATCAATGGGGGCGCTTCAGCCAGGATGCAGTTCGTTACACGGGAGAGGTTCTGGGAGCCTACTCCCTGGGCCTGCTGGGCTATGCCGGAACCAAGGTAGTGCAGCCCGTCTTCCTGGCTCTGGAAAAACGCTGGGTCCCCCTCATCGCCGCTGCCGTGGCGCTGGCCATCAGCATCGGCCTCAATTACTACTTCGTGTATGTGCTGCATAAAAACGCGGCGTGGCTGGCATTCACCACCTCCGTGGTCACTACATTCAACTTCCTTTTCTACTTTCTTTACCTGCGCCGCCAGCTCGGCGGCATGGACGGGAAGACACTGGTTTCCGGCCTCCTGAAAATCCTGGCGGCGGCGGCCTTTCTGGGAGCGGTCTGCTGGGCTGGAAAAACATGGTTCCTCCAGGGCTTCCTGGACTGGTCCTTCCCGGCAAGGGTGCTGGGCATTTCCCTGGTCTGCGGAAGCGCCGGCATCATTTACCTGATGGCCGCCTTCCTGCTGAAAACGCCGGAACTTGATGCGGTACGGGCCAAACTGATGAAACGCTGA
- a CDS encoding pyridoxal phosphate-dependent aminotransferase codes for MDMISPSIAALTPSLTLKVTNRAKAMKAAGEEVYGLAGGEPEMDTPDNIKQAAIAALNNGATKYTPSAGLPALRQAIADKLKRENNLEYDPSQITVGAGAKHACFNAIMATVSEGDEVIIPSPYWVSYPEMVRMCGGIPVIVETTPENGWKLTAEQFEEAMTPRTKMVILTTPNNPTGAVYSEEELRALGEVAVSEDILILADEIYEHLVYGDVKHVSIASLSPELYDLTITINGFSKGYAMTGWRLGYSAAPAPIAKAIQMIQDHTTSNVCTFAQYGGIEALTGDQSFISDMRDEYDMRRQYVYSRLSAIPNVSVVEPQGAFYFFVDTSKLGLTSLNLCDKLLERYKVAAVPGIAFGNDKGIRISYCTTLDILKEALDRFEEFCKAH; via the coding sequence ATGGACATGATTTCCCCCAGCATTGCTGCATTAACCCCTTCCCTGACTCTCAAGGTGACCAACCGTGCCAAGGCCATGAAAGCCGCCGGTGAAGAAGTTTACGGTCTGGCGGGCGGTGAACCGGAAATGGACACCCCCGACAACATCAAGCAGGCAGCCATCGCCGCCCTGAACAACGGCGCCACCAAGTACACCCCTTCCGCGGGCCTTCCTGCGCTGCGCCAGGCCATCGCCGACAAGCTCAAGAGAGAAAACAACCTGGAATACGATCCTTCCCAGATCACAGTGGGAGCGGGCGCCAAGCACGCCTGCTTCAATGCCATCATGGCCACTGTCTCCGAAGGGGATGAAGTCATCATCCCGTCTCCCTACTGGGTCAGTTATCCGGAAATGGTCCGCATGTGCGGCGGTATTCCCGTCATTGTGGAAACCACGCCGGAAAACGGCTGGAAGCTCACGGCCGAACAATTTGAAGAAGCCATGACCCCCCGCACCAAGATGGTCATCCTCACCACGCCGAACAACCCGACCGGAGCCGTTTATTCCGAAGAGGAACTGCGCGCCCTGGGCGAAGTGGCCGTGAGCGAGGACATCCTCATTCTGGCGGACGAAATCTACGAACACCTCGTGTATGGGGATGTCAAACACGTCAGCATCGCCTCCCTCAGCCCGGAACTGTACGACCTGACCATCACCATCAACGGCTTTTCCAAGGGCTACGCCATGACCGGCTGGCGCCTGGGCTACTCCGCCGCCCCGGCTCCCATCGCCAAGGCCATCCAGATGATTCAGGACCACACTACGTCCAACGTCTGCACCTTCGCCCAGTACGGCGGCATTGAGGCCCTCACCGGAGACCAGAGCTTCATCAGCGACATGCGCGACGAATACGACATGCGCCGCCAGTACGTCTATTCCCGCCTCAGCGCCATCCCGAACGTCAGCGTCGTGGAACCCCAGGGCGCCTTCTACTTCTTTGTGGACACCAGCAAGCTGGGCCTCACCTCCCTGAACCTGTGCGACAAGCTCTTGGAACGCTACAAGGTGGCCGCCGTTCCCGGCATCGCCTTCGGCAATGACAAGGGCATTCGTATCAGCTACTGCACCACGCTGGACATCCTGAAGGAAGCGCTGGACCGCTTTGAAGAATTCTGCAAGGCGCACTAA
- a CDS encoding YlbF family regulator yields the protein MNTPVLNDNLRSATEALCNLLAKEDQVVSSKAKIGLFFQNPEATKLFEEVNAYGEELRNKHLAGMPPTEEEIAKFDTLRENVVKNDAARGFLEARQTIDEILNTINHYLGMSIDLGRAPTPEEIEEARQRAMSAQSSCSCGGDCNKESCDCDGTCDHDHDHKDGGCGCGNH from the coding sequence ATGAATACCCCCGTTCTCAATGACAACCTGCGTTCCGCTACGGAAGCCCTTTGCAACCTTCTTGCCAAGGAAGACCAGGTTGTGTCTTCCAAGGCTAAAATCGGCCTGTTTTTCCAGAATCCGGAAGCAACCAAGCTTTTTGAAGAAGTGAACGCCTACGGCGAAGAACTGCGCAACAAGCACCTGGCCGGCATGCCGCCGACGGAAGAGGAAATCGCCAAGTTCGATACCCTGCGTGAAAACGTGGTCAAAAATGACGCTGCCCGCGGTTTCCTGGAAGCGCGCCAGACCATTGACGAAATCCTGAACACCATCAATCATTATCTGGGCATGTCCATTGACCTCGGCCGCGCCCCCACTCCTGAAGAAATCGAAGAAGCCCGCCAGCGTGCCATGAGCGCCCAGTCCTCCTGCTCCTGCGGAGGCGACTGCAACAAGGAAAGCTGCGACTGCGACGGCACTTGCGACCACGATCACGACCACAAGGACGGCGGCTGCGGCTGCGGCAATCACTGA
- a CDS encoding ankyrin repeat domain-containing protein — translation MKLMNICCVALFPLAAWGAGAPSGNAVQAAPNAVKPATYEKACQIVEEWIDQIAGKGELPSNKLSNLQQALKALSQGADIHGREGRRTLMASAALGRKDIFDFLLGRGAVPGKGEKLNALFREAVCGKNAAIAEWLFKQGADVNSAGRMGSTPLMLAACRNDRDMVDLLLGWKADPDAVNEQGETAADYALGSGCRELGQYLKSNMNRKGADQ, via the coding sequence ATGAAACTGATGAATATTTGTTGTGTTGCCCTGTTTCCTCTTGCTGCGTGGGGAGCCGGGGCGCCTTCCGGGAACGCCGTCCAGGCCGCGCCGAACGCCGTGAAACCCGCCACCTATGAAAAGGCTTGTCAGATAGTGGAGGAATGGATTGATCAAATAGCCGGGAAAGGCGAGTTGCCCTCCAACAAACTGTCCAACCTTCAACAGGCTTTGAAAGCATTGAGCCAGGGGGCGGATATTCACGGACGGGAGGGACGCAGGACATTGATGGCCTCCGCGGCTCTGGGCAGGAAAGATATTTTTGACTTCCTGCTGGGCCGGGGAGCCGTTCCCGGAAAAGGGGAAAAATTGAATGCCCTGTTCCGGGAAGCTGTTTGCGGTAAAAATGCCGCGATTGCGGAATGGCTTTTCAAACAGGGAGCGGATGTCAACAGCGCCGGACGGATGGGAAGCACCCCCCTCATGCTGGCCGCCTGCCGGAATGACCGTGACATGGTTGATTTGCTGCTCGGATGGAAGGCCGATCCCGACGCCGTCAACGAGCAGGGGGAAACCGCCGCTGATTATGCCCTCGGCAGTGGCTGCCGGGAACTGGGCCAATATCTCAAAAGCAACATGAACAGGAAAGGGGCGGACCAATAA
- the dusB gene encoding tRNA dihydrouridine synthase DusB, with protein sequence MTFPEPTSSFPLPFIKTDFPLFLAPMAGVTDPIFRTICKELGADVMVTEFVSAEGILQAWERNRRYTKIEESHRPIGIQLFGADGAHMGEAARIILDHEKPDFIDINFGCPVPKVVGKNGGSSLLKDLPLLASVAAGVVKAVGDRIPVTAKIRIGWDFQNLCAMDACRLLEDAGISMITIHGRTRSQQYSGAANWDIIDECARAMSVPVIGNGDIATAQAVAYVKENTAVSGVMIGRAAMENPWIFADAKYFLLHGVLPPARQPREKTDLILRHTRMALNSGHYGDELHTMRHMRSRILAYTKGFPGAKEMRSRLVRVSSLRELEELLSGIPR encoded by the coding sequence ATGACTTTTCCCGAACCCACATCCTCCTTCCCTCTGCCGTTCATCAAAACGGATTTCCCGCTGTTTCTGGCTCCCATGGCCGGGGTGACGGACCCCATTTTCCGCACCATCTGCAAGGAACTGGGAGCGGACGTGATGGTGACGGAGTTCGTTTCCGCGGAAGGCATTCTCCAGGCTTGGGAAAGGAATAGAAGATATACCAAAATTGAAGAATCGCACCGCCCCATAGGCATCCAGCTTTTCGGTGCGGACGGCGCCCACATGGGGGAAGCTGCCAGAATCATTCTGGACCACGAGAAACCGGATTTCATTGACATCAACTTCGGATGCCCGGTTCCGAAGGTGGTCGGCAAGAATGGGGGGTCGTCCCTGCTGAAGGACCTGCCCCTGCTGGCTTCCGTGGCGGCCGGAGTCGTGAAGGCGGTGGGCGACCGTATCCCAGTCACGGCAAAAATACGCATCGGCTGGGATTTCCAGAATCTGTGCGCAATGGATGCGTGCCGTCTGCTGGAGGATGCGGGCATCTCCATGATCACCATTCACGGGCGCACCCGTTCCCAGCAGTATTCCGGCGCCGCCAACTGGGACATTATTGACGAATGCGCTCGTGCCATGTCCGTCCCGGTTATCGGCAACGGAGACATTGCCACGGCCCAGGCCGTAGCTTATGTGAAAGAGAACACTGCCGTCAGCGGCGTCATGATAGGCCGTGCGGCCATGGAAAATCCGTGGATCTTTGCGGATGCCAAGTATTTCCTGCTGCACGGCGTCCTGCCGCCGGCCAGGCAGCCCCGGGAGAAGACGGACCTGATCCTGCGCCATACGCGGATGGCCCTGAATTCCGGCCATTACGGCGACGAACTCCACACCATGCGCCATATGAGGTCCCGCATTCTGGCCTACACGAAGGGGTTTCCCGGAGCCAAGGAGATGCGTTCCCGGCTGGTACGCGTTTCCAGCCTGCGGGAACTGGAGGAATTGCTTTCCGGCATCCCCCGGTAA
- a CDS encoding ATPase, T2SS/T4P/T4SS family, whose translation MYANESYLIELLTQAGYLNEEILQYARSQKSPTQDLIDFLIQSNYLTEDVIAQVSASNSLLPVVDLGSMHIPQEVREIISPELARRFRAIPISDDGFSVNVAIDDPLNLETMDSLPQLLGRDVIFSVATRSAVESRLKEFYRDMTLPDAGSGADGEDGDAPIIRLVQQMLVDAFKMRASDIHIEPMENRLRIRYRVDGKLVEVATHPKKLLSPIIARLKVMSTTMSIAEKRMPQDGRIQMTIGDRQIDLRVSSVPSNHGESIVMRILDKSALVLGLPQLGFFSDDEAVFDRLITLPDGIILVTGPTGSGKTTTLYACLNHINRPDKKIITVEDPVEYELSGINQVMVKADIGMTFAAALRAMLRQAPNIIMIGEIRDMETASIAINASLTGHLVFSTLHTNDAPSAVARLADIGIKRFLIASSVRAIMAQRLVRKLCDRCKVDGNLTEKQAHTLNIDMSRVTPGQIKAPHGCDFCRGGGFKGRMGLFEIFEIDDEVRRMINENLTSPQLRKRARELGMRTLREDGVRKVLAGLTSPEEVLNVTMGDAN comes from the coding sequence GTGTACGCCAACGAATCATATCTCATCGAACTTCTTACGCAGGCCGGGTATTTGAATGAAGAAATTCTTCAATACGCGCGCAGCCAAAAATCTCCCACCCAGGACCTGATTGATTTTCTCATCCAGTCCAATTACCTCACGGAAGACGTCATCGCGCAGGTGAGTGCCTCCAATTCCCTGCTTCCCGTAGTGGACCTGGGGTCCATGCACATTCCCCAGGAAGTCAGGGAAATCATCAGCCCGGAACTGGCCCGGCGTTTCCGGGCCATTCCGATTTCTGACGACGGCTTTTCCGTAAATGTGGCTATTGATGATCCGCTGAATCTGGAAACCATGGACAGCCTGCCCCAGCTGCTGGGCCGCGACGTAATTTTCAGCGTAGCCACGCGCAGTGCGGTGGAAAGCCGGCTGAAGGAATTCTACCGGGACATGACCCTTCCGGATGCAGGCAGCGGCGCTGACGGAGAAGACGGAGACGCCCCTATCATCCGCCTGGTGCAGCAGATGCTAGTGGATGCGTTCAAGATGCGCGCATCCGATATTCACATTGAACCCATGGAAAACCGGCTCCGCATCCGCTACCGCGTGGACGGCAAGCTGGTGGAGGTGGCCACCCATCCCAAGAAGCTTCTCAGTCCCATCATCGCCCGCCTCAAGGTGATGAGCACCACGATGAGTATTGCTGAAAAACGCATGCCGCAGGACGGCCGAATCCAGATGACCATCGGGGACCGCCAAATCGACCTTCGTGTCTCTTCCGTCCCCAGCAACCACGGGGAAAGCATTGTCATGCGTATTCTGGACAAGTCCGCCCTGGTGCTCGGCCTTCCGCAGCTGGGCTTCTTTTCCGACGACGAAGCCGTGTTCGACCGCCTGATCACCCTGCCCGACGGCATCATCCTCGTGACCGGTCCCACCGGTTCCGGTAAAACGACGACTCTGTACGCGTGCCTTAACCACATCAACCGCCCGGACAAAAAGATCATCACGGTGGAAGACCCCGTTGAATACGAACTTTCCGGCATCAACCAGGTGATGGTGAAGGCGGACATCGGCATGACCTTCGCCGCTGCTTTGCGCGCCATGCTGCGCCAGGCTCCCAACATCATCATGATCGGGGAAATCCGAGACATGGAAACGGCCAGCATCGCCATCAACGCCTCCCTGACGGGCCACCTGGTGTTCTCCACCCTGCACACCAATGACGCCCCCAGCGCCGTAGCCCGTCTGGCGGACATCGGCATCAAGCGTTTCCTGATCGCCTCCTCCGTCCGCGCCATCATGGCGCAGCGCCTTGTCCGCAAGCTGTGCGACCGCTGCAAGGTGGACGGCAACCTGACGGAAAAGCAGGCCCACACGTTGAACATCGACATGTCCCGCGTCACGCCGGGCCAGATCAAGGCGCCCCACGGCTGTGACTTCTGCCGCGGCGGAGGCTTCAAGGGACGAATGGGCCTGTTCGAAATTTTCGAGATCGACGATGAAGTTCGCCGCATGATCAACGAAAACCTCACCTCCCCCCAGTTGCGCAAGCGCGCGCGGGAGCTGGGCATGAGAACCCTGAGAGAAGACGGCGTGCGCAAGGTGCTGGCCGGCCTCACCTCTCCGGAAGAAGTGCTGAACGTCACCATGGGAGACGCCAACTGA
- a CDS encoding GspE/PulE family protein, whose translation MDTNLTLELFIGRGMIDKSLAKDIKEEMATSGKELPEVLADFGIIGNKDDIWQMIASDLGTEFITLDNFHPDPNVQNMMPATLVRLHGALPVRYGPEGLYVCLVDPLNPQTVEDLRFALGQDIHVLVAPDYQITDRINELYGGESAAMKDLMQELNNMEVSNETEDSAAAPVIRFVDLVITQAIKEKASDIHFEPFEKEFKIRYRVDGALYEMQPPPVHLSVPVISRVKVMSNMNIAERRVPQDGRIVKQIGDRSVDMRVSTLPTQYGESVVLRVLDRSSVNLNLDNLGLPPHIHEYILDTVHKPNGIFIVTGPTGAGKTTTLYAALREINTIDSKVLTAEDPVEYDIDGIIQIPINEAIGLDFPMVLRAFLRQDPDRILVGEMRDMATAQIAIQASLTGHLVLSTLHTNDSAGAITRLVDMGCEPFLVAASLEGVLAQRLVRTICPDCRTPYEPSSSILSQLGVSPYELGDKHFYTGRGCDKCSNSGYKGRKGIYELLDINDTLRDMITDRAPSVVLKQKAIEMGMSTLREDGLRNIYDGNTTIEEVLKYT comes from the coding sequence ATGGACACCAATCTCACACTGGAACTTTTCATCGGCCGGGGAATGATCGACAAGTCCCTAGCCAAGGACATCAAGGAGGAAATGGCGACCTCCGGCAAGGAACTGCCGGAAGTGCTCGCGGACTTTGGCATCATCGGCAACAAGGACGACATCTGGCAGATGATCGCCAGCGACCTGGGTACGGAATTCATCACGCTGGACAATTTCCACCCGGACCCCAACGTACAAAACATGATGCCCGCCACGCTCGTTCGCCTGCATGGCGCGCTGCCCGTCCGCTATGGGCCTGAGGGCCTGTACGTCTGTCTGGTGGACCCCCTGAACCCTCAAACGGTGGAAGACCTGCGTTTCGCCCTCGGCCAGGACATCCATGTTCTTGTAGCGCCGGACTATCAGATTACCGACCGCATCAACGAATTGTACGGCGGGGAATCCGCCGCCATGAAAGACCTGATGCAGGAGCTCAACAACATGGAAGTCAGCAATGAGACGGAAGACTCCGCCGCTGCTCCCGTGATCCGCTTTGTGGACCTGGTCATCACCCAGGCCATCAAGGAAAAAGCCTCCGACATTCACTTTGAACCCTTTGAAAAGGAGTTCAAGATCCGCTACCGCGTGGACGGCGCCCTCTATGAAATGCAGCCGCCGCCCGTCCACCTGTCCGTCCCGGTCATCTCCCGTGTAAAGGTCATGTCCAACATGAACATCGCGGAACGCCGTGTGCCGCAGGACGGCCGAATCGTCAAGCAGATAGGTGACCGGTCCGTGGACATGCGTGTTTCCACCCTTCCCACCCAGTACGGGGAATCCGTGGTGCTCCGCGTTCTGGACCGTTCCTCCGTCAATCTGAACCTGGACAACCTGGGCCTTCCCCCCCACATCCACGAATACATTCTGGATACGGTTCACAAGCCTAACGGCATTTTCATCGTCACCGGCCCCACCGGCGCCGGGAAAACCACCACGCTGTATGCGGCTCTAAGGGAAATCAACACGATCGACTCCAAGGTGCTGACGGCGGAAGACCCGGTGGAATACGACATTGACGGCATCATCCAGATTCCGATCAACGAGGCCATTGGCCTGGACTTCCCGATGGTGCTCCGCGCCTTCCTGCGACAGGACCCGGACCGCATCCTGGTGGGGGAAATGCGAGACATGGCCACGGCCCAGATCGCCATCCAGGCATCCCTGACGGGCCACCTGGTGCTTTCCACCCTGCATACGAACGACTCCGCCGGAGCCATCACACGTCTGGTGGACATGGGCTGTGAGCCCTTCCTGGTGGCAGCTTCCCTGGAAGGGGTACTGGCCCAGCGCCTCGTGCGCACCATCTGCCCGGACTGCCGCACGCCATACGAACCTTCCTCCAGCATCCTCTCCCAGCTTGGCGTTTCTCCCTACGAACTGGGGGACAAGCACTTCTATACGGGCCGGGGTTGTGACAAATGCTCCAACTCGGGCTACAAGGGCCGGAAAGGCATCTACGAACTCCTGGACATCAACGACACCCTGCGGGACATGATCACGGACCGAGCCCCTTCCGTGGTGCTGAAACAGAAAGCGATTGAAATGGGCATGTCCACCCTGCGCGAAGACGGCCTGAGGAACATTTACGACGGCAATACCACCATTGAAGAAGTGCTGAAATACACTTAA
- a CDS encoding type II secretion system F family protein, whose translation MPKYQYTALDHKGDQKTGTLEANSEAEAMESIRAHGLYPTQIVEAGKGKLQETGATKKKAKGAKGKKGKLGGRIKAKALMIFTRQLATLIDAGLPLLQSLNVLAKQEANPTLRVTIEALGDSVQGGSTFSEALAQHPRIFDRLFVNMVKAGELGGVLEVVLNRLAEYQEKAQKLKSKVISAMVYPSIVLFIAVGIVIFLMLVIVPKFKTMFAEQNQELPAISEFVFGISDWFMAAPLFVPNAVILAAIVAILYSIFVAMSKTPNGRRKIDSALLTMPVIGNVQSKSAIARFARTFGTLVTSGVPILQALTITKDTAGNMIVGDAIGLIHDSVKEGESVVTPMSSSKLFPPMVISMVDVGEETGQLPDMLLKVADVYDDEVDNAVGAMTSMLEPIMIVFLAVVVGGIVFAMFLPLLQVIEKMG comes from the coding sequence ATGCCTAAATATCAATATACAGCACTTGACCATAAAGGCGACCAGAAAACGGGGACCCTGGAGGCCAATTCGGAAGCGGAGGCCATGGAGTCCATCCGGGCGCACGGCCTGTACCCTACCCAGATTGTAGAAGCCGGAAAAGGCAAGCTCCAGGAAACGGGTGCGACCAAGAAGAAGGCCAAGGGAGCCAAAGGCAAGAAAGGCAAGCTGGGCGGCAGAATCAAGGCCAAGGCCCTGATGATTTTCACCCGCCAGCTCGCCACCCTGATTGATGCGGGCCTGCCCCTGCTCCAGAGCTTAAACGTGCTGGCCAAGCAGGAAGCAAACCCCACCCTGCGCGTAACTATTGAAGCCCTGGGCGACTCCGTGCAGGGAGGCTCCACGTTCTCCGAAGCGCTGGCGCAACACCCCCGCATTTTCGACCGCCTCTTCGTCAACATGGTGAAGGCAGGGGAACTCGGTGGTGTGCTGGAAGTCGTGCTCAACCGTCTGGCGGAATATCAGGAAAAGGCCCAGAAGTTGAAAAGCAAGGTCATTTCCGCCATGGTGTATCCCTCCATCGTGCTGTTCATTGCAGTAGGCATCGTGATCTTCCTGATGCTGGTCATCGTGCCGAAGTTCAAGACCATGTTCGCGGAACAGAACCAGGAATTGCCCGCCATTTCCGAATTCGTGTTCGGTATCAGCGACTGGTTCATGGCCGCCCCCTTATTCGTGCCGAACGCCGTCATTCTGGCAGCCATTGTCGCCATCCTGTACTCCATTTTCGTGGCCATGAGCAAGACACCCAACGGCCGCCGCAAGATAGACTCCGCCCTGCTGACCATGCCGGTTATCGGCAACGTGCAGAGCAAGAGCGCCATTGCGCGGTTCGCCCGGACCTTCGGCACCCTGGTTACTTCCGGCGTGCCCATCCTCCAGGCACTGACCATCACGAAGGATACGGCGGGCAACATGATCGTCGGCGACGCCATCGGCCTCATTCACGACTCCGTGAAGGAAGGGGAATCCGTGGTCACGCCCATGTCTTCCTCCAAACTCTTCCCGCCCATGGTGATTTCCATGGTGGACGTGGGTGAAGAAACCGGCCAGCTCCCGGACATGCTCCTCAAGGTTGCCGACGTGTACGACGACGAAGTGGACAACGCCGTGGGCGCCATGACCTCCATGCTGGAACCCATCATGATCGTGTTCTTGGCCGTGGTCGTCGGCGGCATCGTGTTCGCCATGTTCCTGCCCCTTCTCCAGGTCATTGAAAAGATGGGTTAA
- a CDS encoding prepilin-type N-terminal cleavage/methylation domain-containing protein, producing MKIRTSYSRLRAERGFTLMEILVVMVIIVVLATLTISIYTWLETRKNEQAAESIVRKIEMGLSSYHNDHDRYPYGTEAPFRNHGAAVADGEEFSSNVVYMALFGDYKNEGVPARDATIYNDEMNPATQPKSNPLVRQIKVTKAGQQVTLYILTDPWGSPYRYRLGSEQALPTKSASAKNLKMGTGQNPDYDFWSFGKDGDSDLRDPRAPENQDDIGNLPKF from the coding sequence ATGAAGATTCGCACCTCATACAGCCGCCTGCGGGCGGAAAGGGGCTTCACTCTCATGGAAATCCTGGTGGTCATGGTTATCATCGTGGTGCTTGCCACATTGACCATCTCCATCTACACATGGCTTGAAACCAGGAAGAACGAGCAGGCCGCGGAATCCATCGTCCGCAAGATTGAAATGGGGCTGTCCAGCTACCATAACGACCATGACCGCTATCCCTACGGAACGGAAGCCCCCTTCCGCAACCACGGGGCAGCCGTGGCGGACGGCGAGGAATTCAGTTCCAACGTTGTTTACATGGCCCTGTTCGGCGACTACAAGAATGAAGGCGTTCCCGCCAGGGACGCCACCATTTACAACGACGAGATGAACCCCGCCACCCAGCCCAAGAGCAACCCGCTTGTCCGGCAGATCAAGGTGACCAAGGCCGGGCAGCAGGTGACCCTGTACATCCTGACGGACCCGTGGGGTTCTCCCTACCGCTACCGCCTGGGCAGCGAGCAGGCCCTTCCCACCAAGTCCGCCAGTGCCAAAAACCTGAAGATGGGAACGGGACAAAACCCGGACTACGACTTCTGGAGCTTCGGCAAGGACGGAGACAGCGACCTGAGAGATCCGCGCGCCCCTGAAAACCAGGACGACATCGGCAATCTGCCCAAATTCTAA